TACATGCCAGTGACCAGATCGATGAAGAAACCGAAGTAGGTCCACTCCTTCACCCGAGCAGGCACCATGGGCAACAGAATGGCAATGGCCCCTATAAGCTTGATGACCGAGAGCCATTGGATGAAGTAAATAGGGTAACCCAAATGGTCGTGAAGCATTTCTACAGCTTGCGGGTCCAGCGTGATGCCGCCGATGCTGCTGAAGATCATGAAGGCGCTGAAGAGGCCGGTGATGATCCAGTAGGTGAGGTCGAGTCGTTTCATGGTCGGTGATAATGGTCGTTCAATTCGTTTCAGCTTGCTTCTTCAGATCGGCCAGCCCGTTTTCGAAGTCCTTACCGATCATCTTATCCATGTTGATCAAGAGGCTCATCACCTTGCCCATAAAGAGGTTGCGGCTCTCCATGCTCCAGTTCACTTTTGTGCCCGGGCCTTCAGGAGTGCAACGGAACCACATGTCACAATCGTTCTTGAATGGCTTAATGAAACGCATGTCGATGTTCACTGCGTTCGAGATCACATCACGCACTTCCATGGACCCTTCTCCGACTTTTCCATTCCCGATCCACGCGTACTTCGCGCCCTTGCCACTTGGAGTTCCGGTGTACTTGCGTTTCATGTCAGGGTCCTTCTTCTCCCACGGCGACCATGCGCTCCATTTGTGGAAGTCCGTAATATGTGGAAGTATGCGATCGGGCGGCGCGCTTATGACGACGCTGCGTTCGTAGCACACAGTGTCGGGCTTTGCACTGGCTGCGATGAGGATGATGACTACGAGAACGGCGAGGCCGATGAGGATATAGATGAGCATGGTCGCAAGGTTGTTTGTTTTCGTTCTTATGCAGAGTGCTTGCTCTTAATTCCCGACGCTGTTGTACGAACATTCTTCTTGATCCCCGTCCCCCAACGTTCTTCCACCTCACTGACTTTCGCTTTCACGATCGTTTTTACCACCGATGCTGGGATCGGCTTCTCCGGCGTGAATTTAACGGTGCCTTTGCTCCGCTCGAAATCCTTCAGTTGTTCATCGAATCCTTTGGGTAGGCTCGCATACAGCGCGCAATGCTTCTTCGCGGCTCCCATGTAAACCAGAGGATGGCCGTTGTACTTAAAGCCAGGAAGACCGTATCCGAAATACTCTTCGCACTTCGGTACAGCAGCGAGGATCTGCTTGCGCAGTTTCTGCAAGGCTTTCGCTTGATCATTGGGCAATTGCATCAAGTACTCGTCCGTGTTCTTTGCTGACGGTTTCATCCGCGTACAGAATTGAGGAAGGTTGCTAGACGATCGAAGCACTCGCCCCAGCCGCCCTGATGATCGTTGCGATCATGTTCAGTGGAGAACAGGGCATGTCGCATAGTCATCCTTGTCATGCCCTTCACCTCCTCGAACTCAAGGGTAACCATATTGTCCACCCAAGGTGCTGGCTGTCCATCATCGCGTGTCCATGTA
The nucleotide sequence above comes from Flavobacteriales bacterium. Encoded proteins:
- a CDS encoding DUF1801 domain-containing protein gives rise to the protein MKPSAKNTDEYLMQLPNDQAKALQKLRKQILAAVPKCEEYFGYGLPGFKYNGHPLVYMGAAKKHCALYASLPKGFDEQLKDFERSKGTVKFTPEKPIPASVVKTIVKAKVSEVEERWGTGIKKNVRTTASGIKSKHSA
- a CDS encoding SRPBCC family protein codes for the protein MLIYILIGLAVLVVIILIAASAKPDTVCYERSVVISAPPDRILPHITDFHKWSAWSPWEKKDPDMKRKYTGTPSGKGAKYAWIGNGKVGEGSMEVRDVISNAVNIDMRFIKPFKNDCDMWFRCTPEGPGTKVNWSMESRNLFMGKVMSLLINMDKMIGKDFENGLADLKKQAETN
- a CDS encoding DoxX family protein encodes the protein MKRLDLTYWIITGLFSAFMIFSSIGGITLDPQAVEMLHDHLGYPIYFIQWLSVIKLIGAIAILLPMVPARVKEWTYFGFFIDLVTGMYSFIAVGDPVSGWAPMLLFVAVLVAAYVIHHRRQALRASR